The following proteins come from a genomic window of Pseudochaenichthys georgianus chromosome 17, fPseGeo1.2, whole genome shotgun sequence:
- the rab31 gene encoding ras-related protein Rab-31, which translates to MAIRELKVCLLGDTGVGKSSIVCRFVQDHFDHNISPTIGASFLTKTVPSGNELHKFLIWDTAGQERFHSLAPMYYRGSAAAVIVYDITKLDSFQTLKRWVKELKEHGPEDIVVAIAGNKNDLGDIREVPMKEAKEFAESIAAIFIETSARNAVNVEELFQKISKQIPPLENHEDETSESFKLSRQPAASTRRCC; encoded by the exons ATGGCCATAAGGGAGCTCAAAGTTTGCCTTTTAGGG GACACTGGAGTTGGGAAATCTAGCATAGTTTGCAGATTCGTTCAGGACCATTTTGACCACAACATAAGTCCCACAATAGG AGCATCATTCCTAACCAAAACAGTGCCATCTGGGAATGAACTACACAAGTTTCTGATCTGGGATACAGCCGGACAGGAAAGG TTTCATTCTTTAGCTCCGATGTACTACAGAGGATCGGCTGCTGCGGTCATTGTCTATGATATAACTAAACTG GACTCTTTCCAGACCCTGAAGAGGTGGGTGAAGGAGCTGAAAGAACACGGCCCAGAGGACATCGTTGTAGCCATAGCAGGGAACAAGAATGATTTAGGAGACATCAG GGAAGTTCCTATGAAGGAAGCGAAGGAGTTTGCTGAATCCATCGCAGCTATTTTCATCGAGACGAGTGCCAGAAATGCTGTCAATGTTGAGGAGCtctttcagaaaatca GTAAACAGATCCCACCCCTGGAGAACCATGAGGATGAGACCAGCGAGTCCTTCAAACTCTCCCGACAGCCGGCTGCGTCCACCAGGAGGTGCTGTTAG
- the ralbp1 gene encoding LOW QUALITY PROTEIN: ralA-binding protein 1 (The sequence of the model RefSeq protein was modified relative to this genomic sequence to represent the inferred CDS: deleted 5 bases in 4 codons) codes for MTECFLPPSSSSPGEQRRAEHPGGVARTPSSEEISPTKFPGLYRTGEPSPPHDGHHHEAPDAYVSDDDKEHSKKKNKFKKKEKRTEGYAAFQEDSSAAEAESPSKIEALQGSSVFKKPSFSKKKEKEFKVKEKEKEKEKEKGEREREEKEKKSKDLTAADVVKQWKEKKKKKKPTTEAEPVPVEVPTFRPIFGAPLTEAVKRTALYDGLQLPAVFRECVDYIESYGMKCEGIYRVSGMKSKVDELKAAYDREECPCLEEYDPHTVASLLKQYLLRELPENLLGRDLAQRLEDACGRQVEAEKMAEFHRLLAEVPPQSRLLLSWLVTHMDHVITRELDTKMNIQNISIVLNPTTQIGNRVLYMFFTHVRELFGDVVLKPVVRPLRWSNMATMPALPETQESVKEEIRRQEFLLNCLHRDLQAGVKDLSKEERLWEVQRILTALKRKLREAKRQECETKIAQEIASLSKEDVSKEEMTENEEEVINLLLAQENEILTEQEELISLEQVLRRQIATEKEEIERLRAEIADIQSRQQGRSETEEYSSDSESESEDEEELQMILEDLQKQNEELENKNTHLNQAIHEEQEAILELRVQLRLMQSHKLQQELTVQPPAEQPLPAQPSPEPRAEEQTKRSVVVAGAEVAASANGKAAAKDPSKPSPNKDRRDTNM; via the exons atgactGAGTGCTTCCTGccgcccagcagcagcagccctgGAGAGCAGCGCCGGGCGGAGCACCCCGGGGGCGTGGCGCGCACCCCCAGCTCCGAGGAGATCAGTCCCACCAAGTTCCCCGGGCTGTACCGCACCGGAGAGCCCTCGCCGCCGCACGATGGACATCACCACGAGGCCCCGGACGCCTACGTCTCAGACGACGACAAAGAGCACAGCAAGAAGAAGAACAAGTtcaagaagaaggagaagagaA CGGAGGGCTACGCCGCCTTCCAGGAGGACAGTTCAGCCGCCGAAGCAGAGAGCCCGTCCAAGATAGAAGCGCTCCAAGGG TCCAGTGTGTTCAAGAAACCCAGCTTCTCcaagaagaaggagaaggaaTTCAAGgtgaaggagaaggagaaggagaaggagaaggagaaaggagaaagagaaagagaagaaaAGGAAAAG AAATCAAAGGATCTGACGGCAGCCGACGTG GTGAAACAAtggaaggagaagaagaagaagaagaaaccgACAACAGAAGCAGAGCCCGTCCCGGTGGAGGTCCCCACCTTCAGACCCATCTTTGGAGCGCCGCTCACTGAAGCCGTGAAGAGGACGGCTCTGTACGACGGCCTCCAGCTGCCCGCCGTCTTCAGAGAGTGTGTGGACTACATCGAGAGTTACGGCATGAAGTGTGAAGGCATCTACAGAGTTTCAG GTATGAAGTCCAAGGTGGATGAGTTGAAAGCAGCGTAC GACCGGGAGGAGTGCCCCTGCCTGGAGGAGTACGAC CCGCACACGGTGGCCAGCCTCCTGAAGCAGTACCTCCTGCGCGAGCTGCCGGAGAACCTGTTGGGTCGGGACCTGGCGCAGCGCTTGGAGGACGCCTGCGGTCGGCAGGTGGAGGCCGAGAAGATGGCGGAGTTTCACAGGCTGCTGGCCGAAGTGCCGCCGCAGAGCCGACTTCTCCTCTCCTGGCTCGTCACGCACATGGACCACGTCATCACCCGGGAGCTGGACACCAAGATGAATATTCAGAACATCTCCATCGTCCTCAACCCAACCACACAG ATCGGGAACCGTGTTCTCTACATGTTCTTCACACACGTGAGGGAGCTGTTTGGAGACGTGGTCCTGAAGCCGGTGGTGCGGCCGCTCCGCTGGTCCAACATGGCCACCATGCCGGCGCTGCCCGAGACCCAGGAGAGCGTCAAGGAGGAGATCCGACGACAG GAGTTCCTGCTGAACTGCCTGCACAGGGACCTGCAGGCGGGGGTGAAGGACTTGTCCAAAGAGGAGCGGCTCTGGGAGGTGCAGAGAATCCTGACTGCTCTGAAACGCAAACTGAGGGAGGCCAAACGCCAG GAGTGTGAGACTAAGATCGCCCAGGAGATAGCAAGCCTCTCAAAGGAAGATGTTTCAAAAGAGGAAATGACCGAGAATGAGGAGGAAGTCATCAACCTCCTCTTAGCACAG GAGAACGAGATCCTGACGGAGCAGGAGGAGCTGATCTCTCTGGAGCAGGTGCTGCGCAGACAGATTGCCACGGAGAAGGAGGAAATCGAGAGACTGCGGGCAGAGATTGCAGACATCCAGAG TCGGCAGCAGGGGCGCAGTGAGACAGAGGAGTATTCGTCGGACAGTGAAAGCGAGAGTGAAGACGAGGAAGAGCTGCAGATGATCCTGGAAGACCTGCAGAAGCAAAACGAGGAACTGGAG AACAAAAACACTCACCTGAACCAGGCCATCCACGAGGAGCAGGAAGCCATCTTGGAGCTCCGCGTGCAGCTCCGCCTGATGCAgagccacaagctgcagcaggagCTGACCGTCCAGCCGCCGGCAGAGCAACCCCTGCCCGCTCAGCCCAGCCCAGAGCCCCGCGCAGAGGAGCAAACCAAGCGCTCCGTTGTTGTCGCTGGCGCAGAAGTTGCTGCCTCAGCCAATGGCAAAGCAGCAGCTAAGGATCCTTCAAAACCCTCACCGAACAAAGACAGGAGGGACACCAACATGTGA